In Zea mays cultivar B73 chromosome 7, Zm-B73-REFERENCE-NAM-5.0, whole genome shotgun sequence, the following proteins share a genomic window:
- the LOC100192833 gene encoding Putative PAP-specific phosphatase, mitochondrial (The RefSeq protein has 2 substitutions compared to this genomic sequence) — protein sequence MPLLHLSLPSHRLLVGGRGRLFFPSSPRRICLSVRAAGDAAVSVAAGAYGLPFRPEGAAHHRELSAAVAVVERACCLCVDVKRSLFSRRSSILEKNDQSPVTVADFGVQALISLELQRLFPSIPLVAEEDSASLRSSKADDNSSDILVESIFSAVVDKVSNNGSHLTQDDVLRAIDRGGKDAVSFDSNPATYWVLDPIDGTKGFLRGNDALYVVGLALVVNGKVTVGVMGCPNWTNDDIVNKKDDSVAACNGRGILMVSHIGCGTWSRRLSADIGQFNTAQDIWKRCFVDTCSIAHMAHYCIPDSQTWDMIPLSATYDSTTDATDPRNENEILLLSVFCGSLCKYLTIASGRASVFVLQALPTTQIKSWDHAVGVICVQEAGGQTSDWSGEPLDLAADLTSRRIIYPRGGVLVTNGALHDKLVEMISASYK from the exons ATGCCGCTTCTCCACCTCTCGCTCCCGTCGCACCGCCTCCTCGTCGGCGGCCGAGGTCGGCTGTTCTTCCCGTCGTCTCCCCGTCGTATCTGCCTATCTGTCAG GGCGGCTGGGGATGCGGCGGTGTCAGTTGCGGCGGGGGCTTACGGACTCCCCTTCCGGCCGGAGGGAGCCGCTCACCACCGCGAGCTCTCCGCGGCAGTGGCCGTCGTCGAGCGCGCCTGCTGCCTCTGCGTTGAC GTGAAGAGATCACTGTTTTCACGTCGCAGCAGTATTCTTGAGAAGAATGACCAAAGTCCTGTTACAGTTGCAGATTTCGGAGTGCAGGCCCTTATTAGTTTGG AGCTCCAGAGATTGTTCCCATCGATACCTCTGGTGGCCGAAGAGGATTCAGCTTCTCTAAGATCATCCAAAGCTGATGATAATAGCAGTGATATACTTGTTGAGTCGATTTTTAGCGCAGTTGTAGACAAAGTGAGTAATAACGGTTCACATTTAACTCAAGATGATGTCTTGAGAGCAATTGATAGAGGAGGCAAGGACGCTGTCTCATTTGATTCAAACCCTGCTACTTATTGG GTGCTTGATCCAATTGATGGCACCAAAGGTTTCTTGAGAGGGAATGATGCTCTGTATGTG GTGGGTCTGGCACTTGTGGTGAATGGAAAGGTAACAGTTGGAGTGATGGGATGTCCAAATTGGACCAACGATGACATAGTCAACAAGAAAGATGATAGCGTTGCTGCATGTAATGGTCGTGGTATTCTTATGGTCTCCCATATTGGCTGTGGCACATGGTCTAGGCGTCTGTCTGCTGATATTGGTCAGTTGAATACAGCTCAGGATATTTGGAAAAGATGTTTTGTGGACACTTGTTCGATCGCACACATGGCACACTATTGCATTCCAGATAGCCAAACATGGGATATGATACCGTTATCTGCTACCTACGATTCAACAACAGATGCAACTGAtcctagaaatgagaatgaaatccTTCTCCTGTCCGTTTTTTGTGGCAG CTTGTGCAAGTATCTCACAATTGCTTCCGGGAGAGCCTCGGTTTTTGTCCTTCAAGCACGGCCGACAACTCAGATCAAG TCTTGGGATCACGCTGTTGGGGTGATCTGCGTGCAGGAGGCCGGTGGTCAG ACCAGTGACTGGAGTGGAGAACCGTTGGATCTTGCAGCTGACCTAACATCGCGCAGAATCATCTACCCTCGGGGCGGTGTTCTGGTGACAAATGGTGCGCTGCATGACAAGCTTGTCGAAATGATCTCAGCAAGTTACAAGTAG